The following coding sequences lie in one Apium graveolens cultivar Ventura chromosome 3, ASM990537v1, whole genome shotgun sequence genomic window:
- the LOC141710935 gene encoding GRAS family protein RAM1-like: MVRERTLINSLCGSMESLKSESSCSKLLSNSSNSSSVLETSKTDPVALDSEKKNLVPSISSLNFDALKFDGEMEVQSPDNSALWQSFFTDQLDCGDFMISSPVRNLPSPRGTNFNNYHCNYVQSMHGQTLLGCSPPRALSPLGPFSSIHNNSNKLKGMSPLHRVLNSPNHQDFMQVESFSLPALENFLDDYDQDEDFGSRKGYGAGGGSYNDALTTIPELLECLTQPNNSTKFSGSESTVRGGNSQGSHDLYQKKPMDNPPLLQQLEEEREREKQQQQQQQLPPQSTQQLQQVQIIDHTLMVPPLSIAPEQDQESGLQLVHLLLACAEATAKEDYMLAGRYVHHLNRVVTPLGDSMQRVASCFTEALSARLNATLTTKATSSDTKPFTPFPPDSIEILKIYQILYQACPYIKFAHFTANQAIFEAFEAEQRVHVIDLDILQGYQWPAFMQALAARPGGPPFLRITGVGTSPMAVMETGRCLSELAHSLRVPFEFHPVGEQLEDLKPHMFNRRVGEALAVNSVNRLQRVPGNSLGNLLAMIRDQAPNIVTIVEQEASHNGPYFLGRFLEALHYYSAIFDSLDATFPLDSAHRVKVEQCIFAPEIQNIVACEGSERVMRHEKLEKWRTIMESKGFKGVPLSENAVTQSNILLGLYSCDGYRLTEDNGCLLLGWQDRAILAASAWRC; encoded by the exons ATGGTGAGGGAAAGGACACTGATCAATTCTCTGTGTGGGAGCATGGAGAGTTTGAAGAGTGAGAGTTCTTGCTCAAAACTGCTTTCGAATTCTTCCAACAGTTCGTCGGTGTTGGAAACTTCTAAGACGGATCCTGTAGCCTTAGATTCCGAGAAAAAAAATTTAGTTCCATCTATATCAAGCCTCAACTTTGATGCTCTTAAGTTTGATGGAGAAATGGAAGTTCAGTCACCTGATAATTCTGCGCTATGGCAATCATTTTTTACCGATCAACTCGATTGTGGTGACTTTATGATCTCATCCCCAGTCCGAAACTTACCCTCTCCACGAGGTACAAATTTCAACAATTACCATTGCAATTATGTGCAGTCTATGCATGGACAGACTCTTTTAGGATGTTCTCCTCCTCGGGCGCTATCTCCCCTAGGGCCTTTTAGCAGTATACATAACAATAGTAACAAACTGAAGGGAATGAGCCCACTGCATAGAGTTTTGAATTCTCCGAATCATCAAGATTTTATGCAAGTGGAGAGTTTTTCTCTACCGGCACTTGAGAATTTCCTAGATGATTATGATCAAGATGAAGATTTCGGATCCAGGAAAGGATATGGTGCAGGTGGGGGTTCTTATAATGATGCCCTCACAACAATTCCAGAATTGTTGGAGTGCTTGACTCAGCCAAATAACTCCACCAAGTTTTCTGGATCCGAATCAACAGTCCGTGGTGGTAACTCTCAAGGAAGTCATGATCTTTATCAAAAGAAACCAATGGACAATCCACCACTATTACAACAATTAGAGGAAGAAAGGGAGCGAGagaagcagcagcagcaacaacaacaactacCACCACAAAGTACTCAGCAACTACAGCAAGTCCAAATTATTGACCATACTTTGATGGTCCCTCCACTGTCCATTGCCCCAGAGCAG GATCAAGAAAGTGGGCTTCAACTGGTGCATCTACTTCTGGCCTGTGCAGAAGCAACTGCAAAAGAAGACTACATGTTAGCAGGAAGATACGTGCACCACCTCAACAGAGTTGTTACACCTCTCGGTGACTCCATGCAACGTGTCGCGTCCTGTTTTACGGAAGCCTTAAGTGCGAGGCTCAACGCAACATTAACAACTAAAGCAACATCCTCTGATACAAAACCCTTCACTCCTTTTCCTCCAGATTCCATTGAAATTCTCAAAATCTACCAAATCCTTTACCAAGCTTGCCCTTACATAAAATTTGCACACTTCACCGCCAACCAAGCAATTTTCGAGGCATTCGAAGCTGAACAACGCGTGCATGTCATTGACTTGGATATTCTTCAAGGCTACCAGTGGCCAGCTTTCATGCAAGCTCTAGCAGCCCGTCCAGGTGGCCCTCCATTTCTACGGATCACCGGAGTTGGCACATCTCCCATGGCTGTGATGGAGACAGGGCGATGTTTAAGTGAGCTAGCTCACTCACTTCGTGTGCCATTCGAGTTCCATCCAGTTGGTGAACAACTAGAAGACTTAAAACCACATATGTTTAACAGACGAGTCGGAGAGGCACTGGCTGTTAATTCAGTTAACCGTCTTCAACGCGTCCCGGGAAACAGCCTCGGCAACTTATTGGCAATGATACGAGATCAAGCACCGAATATAGTAACAATTGTAGAACAAGAAGCAAGCCATAATGGGCCATATTTTTTGGGTCGATTTCTGGAAGCACTTCATTACTACTCAGCTATATTTGATTCACTGGACGCAACATTTCCTCTTGATTCAGCACATCGGGTGAAGGTTGAACAGTGCATATTTGCACCAGAGATACAGAACATTGTGGCATGTGAAGGATCGGAGAGGGTAATGAGGCACGAGAAGCTCGAAAAATGGAGGACAATCATGGAAAGTAAAGGGTTCAAAGGAGTTCCCCTGAGCGAGAACGCGGTGACACAGTCTAATATATTGTTGGGATTGTATTCATGTGACGGATATAGATTAACAGAGGACAATGGTTGCTTGCTGTTAGGGTGGCAGGATAGAGCTATTCTTGCTGCATCTGCATGGCGATGTTAA